A section of the Metabacillus endolithicus genome encodes:
- a CDS encoding AraC family transcriptional regulator, whose protein sequence is MNHDQLDQYLRKLDEIEKIQILTNENINDFDGRELVVNDGQSIPRLDEKYFFDKGPIFISKHHRYADMPLHMHTFIEMNYVYSGECDQILNGKEIKLTEGQICLLDKDVPHSISALGENDIVVNILMKKDPFTMSLLGQLSKKGIVSSFLMNAISENQHHDRYILFHSDQNQNLQYIVKNMLCEYFAQREYSLEMVNYYMPILLTELMRVYQLDKNFELPQSSGKTSILDILHYIEKNYKDCTLTRLAETFNFNANYLGNMLKEKTGKTFLDLIQSQKMIESASLLRNTEKSIEDIAYQVGYDSLSFFYRKFKEFYGETPNKYRKNKK, encoded by the coding sequence ATGAACCATGACCAGTTAGATCAATATCTTCGCAAGCTTGATGAGATAGAGAAAATCCAAATTCTAACAAATGAAAACATTAACGACTTTGATGGTAGGGAACTAGTGGTCAATGATGGTCAATCTATTCCACGTTTGGATGAAAAGTATTTTTTTGATAAAGGTCCTATTTTTATAAGTAAACATCATCGATATGCCGACATGCCATTACATATGCACACATTTATTGAAATGAATTATGTATATTCCGGCGAGTGCGACCAGATTCTTAATGGAAAAGAAATAAAACTAACTGAGGGGCAAATTTGCTTATTAGATAAAGATGTGCCACACAGTATTTCAGCACTTGGTGAAAATGATATTGTTGTAAATATACTTATGAAAAAAGATCCTTTCACCATGTCATTACTTGGACAGCTAAGTAAAAAGGGGATTGTTTCAAGCTTCTTAATGAACGCAATCTCAGAAAATCAACACCATGATCGCTATATTTTGTTTCATTCAGATCAAAATCAAAATCTTCAATATATCGTAAAAAATATGCTTTGTGAGTATTTTGCTCAACGAGAATATTCTTTGGAAATGGTCAACTATTATATGCCGATCTTATTAACCGAGCTTATGCGTGTATATCAGCTTGATAAAAATTTTGAGCTTCCTCAATCATCAGGGAAAACAAGTATTTTGGACATTCTCCACTATATTGAGAAAAATTATAAAGATTGTACATTAACAAGGTTAGCTGAAACATTTAACTTTAATGCGAATTATCTAGGAAATATGTTGAAGGAGAAAACGGGGAAGACGTTTTTAGATCTTATTCAATCTCAGAAAATGATAGAGTCTGCTTCTTTACTTAGGAATACTGAGAAAAGCATCGAGGATATTGCTTACCAAGTGGGGTATGACAGTCTTAGTTTCTTTTATCGTAAATTTAAAGAGTTTTATGGAGAAACACCAAATAAGTATAGAAAAAATAAAAAATAA
- a CDS encoding DinB family protein: MTKTLQMSAIESVHQSIQNIISVVKDLSEKEIRWNPSMEEWSIMQIITHVAEAIPYWVREIQQIKEHPDQTWGRGLTDETRLKTVSEANVNSLLIEDVLDQLAAVPSFVKETLQALSSEDLEIIAPSRNPRFDGKPVEFIVNHLIVEHVEKHDHQIQRNLSKFNQ; encoded by the coding sequence ATGACCAAAACATTACAAATGAGCGCCATTGAATCTGTTCATCAATCCATTCAGAACATCATTAGTGTAGTAAAGGATCTTTCAGAGAAGGAAATTAGATGGAATCCATCAATGGAGGAATGGTCTATTATGCAGATTATTACTCATGTTGCTGAAGCCATACCTTATTGGGTGAGGGAGATTCAACAGATAAAAGAGCATCCTGATCAAACATGGGGTCGGGGCTTAACGGATGAAACAAGACTGAAAACAGTGTCGGAAGCAAATGTGAACAGTTTACTGATTGAAGATGTATTAGACCAACTTGCCGCAGTACCATCTTTTGTTAAAGAAACGCTTCAAGCTCTTTCAAGTGAAGATTTAGAAATAATTGCTCCAAGCCGTAACCCACGCTTTGATGGAAAACCTGTTGAGTTTATCGTAAACCATTTGATCGTGGAGCATGTTGAAAAGCACGATCATCAAATTCAGCGCAATTTATCAAAGTTTAATCAGTAA
- a CDS encoding IclR family transcriptional regulator yields the protein MNNDPPAKAILSSVKNAMRILRLFKKGQEELSVTEITRLIDLPKSTTHRLITGLVDEGFLSKNPKTNHYRLGLSLLTLGGVVFSHRDLYLEAQPIVDNLVDELGETAHICLLEDHEVVYLFRKECDQPERLLTYMGRKNPIHCTSEGLAIMAFQKQKRINSFLKNTFYSYTEFTLTDPKELRDEMSKIRKKGYAITPDHFYKGFVGIAAPIYDHTENVVASVSIISSTSRLSEERYPLFIDKIKAASSQISEMLGYFK from the coding sequence ATGAATAATGATCCCCCTGCAAAAGCGATCTTATCTTCTGTTAAGAATGCTATGAGAATATTACGTTTGTTCAAAAAGGGACAGGAAGAATTAAGTGTCACAGAGATTACCAGACTCATTGATTTGCCTAAAAGCACCACACATCGATTAATTACGGGGTTAGTTGATGAGGGATTTTTATCTAAAAATCCGAAAACAAATCACTATCGCTTAGGACTATCTCTTCTAACATTAGGTGGTGTTGTGTTTAGTCATAGAGATCTCTATCTCGAAGCACAACCTATTGTAGACAACCTTGTGGATGAGTTAGGAGAAACCGCTCATATATGTCTTCTCGAGGATCATGAAGTTGTTTATTTGTTTCGAAAAGAATGTGATCAGCCTGAAAGACTTTTAACATATATGGGGAGGAAAAATCCTATCCATTGTACAAGTGAAGGGCTAGCTATTATGGCTTTTCAAAAACAAAAGAGGATCAACAGCTTTTTAAAGAATACTTTTTACTCTTACACTGAGTTCACACTAACAGATCCAAAGGAATTAAGAGATGAAATGAGTAAAATTCGAAAAAAAGGCTATGCCATTACACCCGACCATTTTTACAAAGGCTTTGTTGGGATTGCTGCCCCTATCTATGATCATACAGAAAACGTAGTTGCTTCTGTATCAATTATTAGTTCAACATCACGACTATCAGAAGAAAGATATCCACTATTCATTGATAAAATAAAAGCAGCAAGCAGTCAGATTTCTGAAATGCTGGGATACTTTAAATAA
- a CDS encoding cupin domain-containing protein, with protein MAKNDMSVKEELDQYYEELKKQNLGPLWYDLGHMVTKEPVHDVEPYLWKWKTIREYVLKAGKLLEPGKDAERRVVYLQNPSLLKRGLVGYGTHTLYAGIQLLLPGESAPSHHHSQSAIRFVIEGDGAYTAVNGEKTYMERGDMILTPAWTWHEHKHEGTEPMFWLDGLDVGLVKTMAASFFEPYEEETYPMEAPENYSTKQFSMGAFKKLNESKEPGYPSPIFGYKFDRVKYLLDEMTEADNDPYDGYAIEYINPTTGGSADSRIGTMMQKLKSGQQTKAHRHVHSAIFHVLEGSGYTVINGEKFEWEKGDFFILPPWSLHEHVNTGESDVFLFSFNDKPVMEKLDLEYSEVYEDNDGHQIVEKVFVPEN; from the coding sequence ATGGCTAAAAACGATATGTCTGTTAAAGAAGAGTTGGATCAGTATTACGAAGAGTTGAAGAAGCAGAATTTAGGACCACTTTGGTATGACCTTGGACATATGGTTACAAAGGAGCCCGTTCATGATGTTGAACCATATTTGTGGAAATGGAAAACAATCCGAGAATATGTGTTAAAAGCCGGCAAATTACTTGAACCAGGTAAAGATGCTGAGCGACGCGTTGTATATTTACAAAATCCAAGTTTATTAAAACGAGGTCTTGTGGGTTATGGTACTCATACTCTTTACGCTGGTATTCAATTGCTTTTACCAGGTGAAAGTGCACCATCACACCACCATTCACAGTCAGCAATTCGCTTTGTTATTGAAGGAGACGGAGCATATACAGCCGTTAATGGTGAGAAAACATATATGGAGCGCGGAGATATGATTTTAACTCCGGCATGGACGTGGCATGAACATAAACACGAAGGAACGGAGCCGATGTTTTGGCTTGATGGACTAGATGTAGGACTAGTGAAAACAATGGCTGCCTCGTTTTTTGAACCATATGAAGAAGAAACCTATCCGATGGAAGCACCTGAAAATTATTCAACAAAGCAATTCTCAATGGGTGCATTTAAGAAGCTTAATGAATCAAAGGAGCCTGGTTATCCTTCACCAATCTTTGGATATAAGTTTGATCGAGTGAAGTATTTATTAGATGAAATGACAGAAGCAGATAATGATCCTTATGATGGCTATGCGATTGAATATATTAACCCAACAACAGGAGGCTCTGCAGATTCGCGAATTGGAACGATGATGCAAAAGCTAAAATCTGGTCAACAAACAAAAGCACATCGACATGTGCATAGTGCCATCTTCCACGTTCTAGAAGGCTCAGGATATACGGTCATTAATGGGGAGAAGTTTGAGTGGGAAAAAGGTGACTTTTTTATCTTACCGCCTTGGAGTTTGCATGAACATGTAAACACTGGAGAGAGTGATGTGTTTCTGTTTTCGTTTAATGATAAACCTGTTATGGAAAAATTAGACCTTGAGTACAGTGAAGTATACGAAGATAACGATGGTCATCAAATTGTAGAGAAAGTGTTTGTACCGGAAAACTAG
- a CDS encoding cupin domain-containing protein: protein MAEKNEFFNSTIVQDFNRDIEQYHLGPLWNAIPDLMKHTPEPHAQAYLWKSELLMKKLQEATQIFTPDRGGERRAIYLQNPGLNYRKPWGWASTTQTLYAAVQLIQPGETAPSHRHVQNALRFVMEGEGAYSIVQGERIFMERGDFLTTPNGLWHGHGHEGDKPMIWMDCLDIPTIYYLGGTFFEPYPDRIEQPSLPDNYSSQRYQGGMVRPISDRYSKKAPLGSYKWQGTEAAINGLSRFEPDPYDGYAVEYINPSNGDTACPTIAAWMQKLPAGFRGKAHRHTHASIYHVHEGEGHTIINGVRFDWSKGDFFVVPNWALHEHVASSDSYLFSTNDLPILEKFGLERKQEYDKNNGYQTITGEFTPVLG from the coding sequence ATGGCTGAAAAGAATGAATTTTTTAACAGTACAATTGTTCAGGATTTTAATAGAGACATAGAGCAATACCATTTAGGACCCTTATGGAATGCCATTCCGGATTTAATGAAGCATACCCCTGAACCACATGCACAGGCATACTTATGGAAAAGTGAATTGTTAATGAAAAAGCTACAGGAAGCTACACAAATATTCACTCCAGATCGTGGGGGAGAAAGAAGAGCGATTTACTTACAAAATCCAGGTCTAAATTATAGAAAGCCATGGGGCTGGGCATCAACGACTCAAACATTATACGCAGCTGTTCAGTTAATACAACCTGGCGAAACTGCACCATCTCATCGACATGTGCAAAACGCACTTCGTTTTGTCATGGAAGGAGAAGGGGCATACTCCATTGTTCAAGGTGAAAGAATCTTTATGGAAAGAGGAGACTTCTTAACAACACCAAATGGTTTATGGCACGGTCACGGACATGAAGGTGATAAACCGATGATCTGGATGGACTGTCTTGATATTCCAACAATCTACTATCTTGGTGGAACATTCTTTGAACCATACCCAGATCGTATCGAGCAGCCTAGTCTTCCAGATAACTATAGTTCACAACGCTACCAAGGTGGAATGGTTCGTCCGATTTCAGACCGCTATTCGAAAAAAGCTCCTCTTGGGTCTTATAAATGGCAAGGAACTGAGGCAGCAATCAACGGCTTAAGCCGATTTGAGCCAGATCCGTATGATGGCTATGCAGTTGAGTACATTAATCCTTCAAATGGCGACACAGCTTGTCCTACCATTGCAGCTTGGATGCAGAAGCTTCCTGCTGGATTTAGAGGGAAAGCACATCGTCATACTCATGCATCCATCTATCATGTACATGAAGGGGAAGGTCACACAATTATTAACGGTGTTCGCTTTGATTGGTCAAAAGGAGACTTCTTTGTTGTACCAAACTGGGCGTTACACGAGCACGTTGCTTCAAGTGATAGTTATTTATTCTCAACAAATGATTTACCAATCTTAGAGAAATTCGGGTTGGAGCGTAAACAAGAGTATGATAAGAATAATGGATATCAGACGATAACTGGTGAGTTTACTCCGGTTTTAGGGTAA
- a CDS encoding fumarylacetoacetate hydrolase family protein: protein MKLVSFTKDGITRIGAIENENVIDLNAAYCALLESEGKLRAEKIAEAFVPGEMTDFLKGGSESIEEAKKAAAYAINNVEVKGRKLVYSITDVKIEAPVPAPGKMICVGHNYREHILEMKRELPPHPVVFAKFANTVVGPQDDIPFHPISEQLDYEAEFAFVIGQRARNVSQDEALKYVAGYTIVNDVTYRDLQRRTLQWLQGKAVDGSAPMGPWLVTADDLTDPSGLDIVLTVNGEERQRSNTANLVFSVPYLVEFLSNIMTLEPGDIILTGTPGGVGVARDPQVFLKDGDVVRIEVDQVGVLKNKVKQTAEVPVS, encoded by the coding sequence TTGAAACTAGTATCGTTTACGAAAGATGGGATAACACGTATTGGAGCAATAGAGAATGAAAACGTGATTGATTTAAATGCCGCCTATTGTGCCTTACTTGAGTCAGAAGGGAAACTACGTGCTGAAAAAATTGCCGAAGCATTTGTTCCAGGAGAAATGACGGATTTTCTAAAAGGTGGCTCTGAGAGCATTGAGGAAGCAAAAAAGGCAGCTGCCTATGCGATAAATAATGTTGAAGTAAAGGGGCGTAAGCTTGTTTATTCCATTACTGATGTGAAAATAGAGGCACCTGTTCCCGCTCCTGGCAAAATGATTTGCGTTGGTCATAATTATCGTGAGCATATTTTAGAAATGAAACGAGAACTACCTCCACACCCTGTTGTTTTTGCAAAATTTGCCAATACAGTTGTTGGACCGCAGGATGATATTCCGTTTCATCCGATTTCAGAGCAGTTAGATTATGAAGCAGAATTTGCCTTTGTTATTGGTCAACGTGCACGCAATGTTTCACAAGATGAGGCTCTTAAATATGTTGCAGGATATACGATTGTGAATGATGTTACGTATCGTGATTTACAACGTCGAACATTACAGTGGCTTCAAGGCAAGGCTGTAGATGGAAGCGCTCCAATGGGTCCTTGGTTAGTAACAGCAGACGATCTAACAGATCCATCTGGCTTAGATATTGTTTTAACGGTGAATGGCGAAGAGCGTCAACGTTCTAATACTGCGAATCTAGTTTTCTCAGTTCCATATCTTGTTGAATTTTTATCGAATATTATGACGCTTGAGCCAGGCGATATTATTCTGACTGGTACACCTGGAGGAGTAGGGGTCGCGAGGGATCCACAAGTGTTTTTAAAGGATGGAGACGTTGTTCGTATTGAGGTTGATCAGGTGGGAGTTCTTAAAAATAAAGTGAAACAAACAGCGGAGGTGCCGGTATCATGA
- a CDS encoding IclR family transcriptional regulator, protein MKEKRDSSLANALSILKGFTMDHPEQGVTDVAKHLGLSKSTVHRLLASMASEGFVYKNPRTNRYSLGTSVLTLTNLVGSQLPILNESVPVLNMLTERTGETSHLGILEDQHMIYLQKVECDNPTSLFTHIGKRHPIHATSIGQAILAFQEQDERHQLLPETLESFTNHTITSHKRLYEKINLIKAEKYVICDRELQEDVMAIAAPIFNEKGKVLAAINIVGPANRIKSKLKSHRLVEEVVRSGEKITELVRMRKLKNRYKS, encoded by the coding sequence TTGAAGGAGAAAAGAGACTCATCTCTAGCAAATGCTTTGAGTATTTTGAAAGGCTTTACAATGGATCATCCTGAACAAGGTGTAACCGATGTTGCGAAACATTTAGGGTTAAGCAAGAGCACCGTTCACAGGCTGCTTGCATCTATGGCAAGTGAAGGCTTTGTTTATAAAAATCCCCGTACAAATCGTTACAGCTTAGGAACCTCTGTTTTAACATTAACGAATCTTGTGGGTTCACAGCTACCAATTTTAAATGAATCAGTTCCTGTTTTAAATATGTTAACAGAAAGAACAGGTGAAACCTCACATCTTGGAATTCTTGAGGATCAACATATGATTTATCTTCAAAAGGTTGAGTGTGATAACCCAACTTCACTGTTTACACATATTGGAAAAAGACATCCTATCCATGCAACAAGTATTGGTCAAGCTATTCTAGCCTTTCAGGAGCAGGATGAAAGACACCAACTTTTACCGGAAACGTTGGAATCCTTTACAAACCACACAATAACCTCCCATAAGAGATTATATGAAAAAATCAATCTAATTAAAGCAGAAAAATATGTTATATGTGACCGAGAACTACAGGAAGACGTGATGGCGATTGCAGCACCAATCTTTAATGAGAAGGGCAAAGTGCTGGCAGCCATTAATATTGTCGGACCAGCAAATCGGATAAAAAGTAAGCTGAAAAGTCATCGATTAGTTGAAGAGGTCGTTCGTTCAGGAGAGAAAATAACGGAATTAGTAAGGATGCGAAAATTAAAAAATCGTTACAAAAGCTGA
- a CDS encoding DUF2798 domain-containing protein, whose protein sequence is MPTTKKEGIYFGVMMCTGMVIVMGFYNMILTGMLGEISIIEGLGQLLSAFIVALLLDLFLVGPFAKKIALSLPFDKSKKVYMILSISFFMVLGMVIFMSLYGVIAAYLTNGLPTDSFLQSYLSTAAKNFALAFPLQLIVMGPLVRFLFMKFVKGEKRNIVESV, encoded by the coding sequence TTGCCAACAACGAAAAAAGAAGGTATTTATTTTGGTGTGATGATGTGTACCGGTATGGTCATTGTGATGGGGTTTTATAATATGATTCTTACTGGAATGCTTGGAGAAATTTCTATTATTGAAGGACTTGGTCAACTTTTAAGTGCATTTATTGTAGCATTATTGCTAGATTTATTTTTAGTAGGTCCTTTTGCGAAAAAGATTGCTCTATCACTACCATTTGATAAGTCTAAGAAAGTTTATATGATCCTGTCTATTTCATTCTTTATGGTGCTGGGCATGGTTATTTTTATGTCACTCTATGGAGTCATTGCTGCTTATTTAACGAATGGGCTGCCAACAGATTCTTTTTTACAAAGTTACCTGTCTACAGCAGCCAAAAACTTTGCCTTAGCTTTTCCGCTTCAGCTTATTGTAATGGGGCCACTTGTTCGATTTTTGTTTATGAAGTTTGTTAAAGGTGAAAAGAGAAACATAGTCGAGTCAGTATAA
- a CDS encoding acyl-CoA thioesterase, translating to MTNNYDFKVRWGDTDAAGIVFYPNFYKWMDEATHEYLSAIGYPSSKLFQEQQIGCPILEANCQFKQPLSFEDSVRVQSIVQEIQNKVFKISHVFLRGEKEIAKGYEVRAWTSFKDKPKAQPIPEEVRAKMLQPNQHVEV from the coding sequence ATGACAAATAACTATGATTTTAAGGTGAGATGGGGAGATACAGATGCTGCAGGTATCGTATTTTATCCCAATTTTTATAAATGGATGGATGAGGCAACACATGAATATTTATCAGCTATTGGATATCCATCTTCCAAGTTGTTTCAAGAACAGCAAATAGGCTGTCCGATTCTTGAGGCAAATTGTCAATTCAAGCAACCGCTTTCATTTGAAGATTCTGTTAGAGTTCAAAGCATAGTTCAGGAAATTCAAAATAAAGTGTTTAAAATTAGTCATGTGTTCTTAAGGGGAGAAAAAGAAATAGCAAAAGGATATGAAGTTCGTGCTTGGACTTCTTTTAAAGATAAGCCAAAAGCACAGCCAATTCCCGAAGAAGTGCGAGCAAAAATGTTACAGCCTAATCAGCATGTGGAGGTTTAA
- a CDS encoding acyl-CoA dehydrogenase family protein: MLREKKKQHYLTNDVELDEVFIPEDFNQEHEMIKNLVEKFVVKDVRPSLDRIENQQFDETVRLMKEAGVLGLISADIPEAVGGLGLGKVSATILSEKMAPARSFSITFGGQTGIGALPIAYFGTDKQKEKYLPDILSGDLITAYALTEPGAGTDAMNIKTTAVPSECSRYYILNGEKQWISNAGFAGLFIVFAKVEGDRFTAFIIEKNFDGVSIGPEEKKMGLKGSSTCSILLDNVKVPKENIIGEIGRGHIIALNVLNLGRHKIAATSLGTAKHAIELAVAYANQRKQFGQPLSSFHLIKDKIADMVIKTYVNESSIYRTAGLLEKSFNQIADQDDVASAISNLAVECSINKVMSTETLDFVVDEALQMHGGYGYMAEYEIETLYRDSRITRIFEGTNEINRLNIASALLKTYEKPIEQTKAQDGILIQEKQTLHLLKKLYHAMILSIQKHDLVMLNEEQEVAAFLADLVSSIYAIESAILRTEKVIKLSGFDRNQQKLDYTILYTHEQSQQLAIRALNLLPHLGDEETLSQLACRLVRSSQKDFVKIKRRIADIIIKEEKYRS; encoded by the coding sequence ATGCTCAGGGAAAAAAAGAAACAGCATTATCTAACGAATGATGTTGAACTTGATGAAGTATTTATCCCGGAGGATTTTAATCAGGAACATGAAATGATTAAAAACTTAGTTGAGAAGTTTGTTGTGAAAGATGTAAGACCATCACTAGATAGAATAGAAAATCAGCAATTTGATGAAACGGTACGACTGATGAAAGAGGCTGGTGTGCTCGGATTAATTAGTGCTGATATCCCAGAGGCTGTTGGAGGTCTAGGTCTTGGTAAAGTCTCCGCAACGATACTTTCAGAAAAGATGGCACCTGCTCGTTCTTTTTCTATAACATTTGGCGGGCAAACCGGGATTGGTGCTCTTCCGATTGCTTATTTTGGAACAGATAAGCAAAAAGAAAAATACTTACCAGACATTTTATCTGGTGATCTTATTACAGCTTACGCATTAACAGAGCCTGGAGCTGGAACAGATGCTATGAATATAAAAACAACAGCGGTTCCTTCCGAATGTAGTCGTTACTATATTTTGAATGGTGAAAAGCAATGGATTTCAAACGCTGGATTTGCGGGTCTTTTTATCGTGTTTGCAAAAGTAGAGGGAGACAGGTTTACTGCCTTTATTATAGAAAAAAACTTCGATGGAGTATCTATTGGTCCAGAGGAAAAGAAGATGGGCCTAAAGGGATCTTCTACTTGTTCGATACTTTTAGACAATGTGAAGGTTCCTAAGGAAAATATCATTGGTGAAATTGGCAGAGGACATATCATTGCACTTAATGTCTTAAATCTAGGACGACATAAAATAGCTGCCACATCACTCGGAACAGCAAAGCATGCGATTGAGCTAGCGGTCGCTTATGCCAATCAGCGAAAACAATTTGGCCAGCCACTCTCTAGCTTTCATTTAATTAAAGATAAAATTGCCGATATGGTGATCAAAACATATGTAAATGAAAGTTCTATTTATCGAACAGCAGGATTGTTAGAAAAGTCATTTAACCAAATAGCCGATCAAGACGATGTTGCATCAGCAATCAGCAATTTGGCAGTTGAATGCTCTATCAATAAGGTGATGTCTACAGAAACATTAGATTTTGTTGTAGATGAAGCCCTTCAAATGCATGGAGGCTATGGATACATGGCCGAATACGAAATTGAAACATTATATCGTGATTCCAGAATCACCCGTATTTTTGAAGGGACAAATGAAATTAATCGATTAAATATAGCCTCAGCATTACTCAAAACGTATGAAAAGCCAATTGAGCAAACAAAAGCGCAAGATGGAATTCTTATTCAGGAAAAACAAACTCTTCATCTATTAAAAAAATTGTATCATGCAATGATTCTTTCTATACAAAAACATGATTTGGTCATGTTAAACGAAGAACAAGAAGTTGCAGCATTCCTTGCTGACCTTGTTTCAAGTATCTATGCAATTGAGAGTGCGATATTGAGAACGGAAAAGGTGATTAAATTATCTGGCTTCGATAGAAACCAACAAAAGCTCGATTACACAATATTGTACACACATGAACAATCACAGCAATTAGCGATAAGAGCATTAAACCTTTTGCCACATTTAGGTGATGAAGAAACGTTATCCCAACTTGCATGCCGACTCGTGAGAAGTAGTCAGAAGGATTTTGTAAAAATAAAACGCAGGATTGCTGACATCATTATAAAAGAAGAAAAATATAGATCGTAA
- a CDS encoding fumarylacetoacetate hydrolase family protein, whose amino-acid sequence MKIAIFNENLLGIVQGNIIIDVSNAVEWKPSNPGESFQRLIENFDVLKGRIEDAIATSTSFPLSSVKLHSPVPSTKKIWAAPVNYKNHQIEMNKMFNNAPRTIEDLALFLKSPESLSGPTDPIILPFKDRRTDHEAELGYIVGKKAKNVKAEDAKSYIFGYFALLDISIRGNEERTWRKSFDTFTPIGPWIVTADEIEDPNDLKMTLWVNDEIRQDGSTRHLIYDCYKCFEVACNNMTLNAGDIIATGTPEGVGPIEHGDKVKIEIEQIGGFEVDVCHAVEKIEC is encoded by the coding sequence ATGAAAATCGCAATTTTTAATGAGAATTTACTTGGAATTGTTCAAGGAAATATAATCATTGACGTATCAAATGCAGTGGAATGGAAGCCGTCTAATCCAGGTGAATCTTTTCAACGCCTTATTGAAAACTTTGATGTGTTGAAAGGAAGAATAGAGGATGCCATAGCAACGAGTACATCATTTCCTTTATCTAGTGTAAAACTTCATTCACCTGTACCTTCTACAAAGAAGATTTGGGCTGCACCAGTTAACTATAAAAACCATCAAATTGAAATGAATAAAATGTTTAATAATGCCCCGCGAACAATTGAAGATTTGGCATTATTTCTAAAATCTCCTGAATCACTATCAGGACCGACCGACCCGATTATTCTACCATTTAAAGACCGTAGAACAGATCATGAAGCAGAGCTTGGCTATATTGTTGGTAAAAAAGCGAAAAATGTAAAAGCAGAAGATGCGAAAAGCTATATTTTTGGTTATTTTGCTCTTTTAGATATATCAATTAGAGGAAATGAAGAGAGAACATGGAGAAAGTCGTTTGATACGTTTACACCAATTGGTCCATGGATTGTCACTGCTGATGAAATTGAAGATCCTAATGATTTAAAAATGACGTTGTGGGTAAATGATGAAATACGTCAGGATGGTAGTACAAGGCATTTAATTTATGATTGCTATAAATGTTTTGAAGTCGCTTGTAATAATATGACGCTAAATGCTGGAGATATTATCGCAACAGGTACTCCAGAAGGCGTTGGACCAATTGAGCATGGTGACAAGGTGAAAATTGAAATTGAACAAATTGGTGGATTTGAGGTAGATGTTTGTCACGCAGTTGAGAAAATAGAATGCTAG